A portion of the Lysinibacillus timonensis genome contains these proteins:
- the rpmE gene encoding 50S ribosomal protein L31, translated as MKQGIHPDYKQATVTCSCGNSFQTGSVKENIVVEFCNECHPFYTGRQKFASADGRVDRFNKKYGLK; from the coding sequence ATGAAACAAGGAATTCATCCAGATTACAAACAAGCAACTGTAACATGTTCTTGTGGTAATTCATTCCAAACTGGTTCAGTAAAAGAAAACATCGTTGTAGAGTTCTGTAACGAATGTCACCCATTCTATACTGGCCGTCAAAAATTCGCGTCTGCTGACGGACGTGTGGATCGTTTCAACAAAAAATACGGTCTTAAATAA
- the rho gene encoding transcription termination factor Rho translates to MSALTIAQLENMTLKELYSLARDYKISYYSKLTKKELIFAILKSRSEQEGFFFMEGVLEIVSNEGFGFLRPINYSPSKEDIYISASQIRRFDLRNGDKVSGKVRPPKENERYFGLLQVDAVNGEDPEIAKERVHFPALTPLYPDRHIKLETVPNKLSTRIMDLIAPVGFGQRGLIVAPPKAGKTSLLKEIANAITTNYPEAELIVLLIDERPEEVTDIERSVNADVVSSTFDELPENHVKVAELVLERARRLVEHKRDVIILMDSITRLARAYNLVIPPSGRTLSGGIDPAAFHRPKRFFGSARNIEDGGSLTILATALVDTGSRMDEVIYEEFKGTGNLELHLDRNLAERRIFPALDIRRSGTRKEELLIPSEQLEKLWAIRKTFTDAHDFTERFLKKLRSSKTNEEFFEKLNEEMKKATKGKGLI, encoded by the coding sequence ATGTCAGCGCTTACAATAGCTCAATTAGAAAATATGACGTTAAAAGAGTTATATTCTCTAGCACGTGATTATAAAATCTCATATTATAGTAAATTAACAAAAAAAGAACTGATTTTTGCTATCCTAAAATCTCGTTCAGAACAAGAAGGTTTCTTTTTCATGGAAGGCGTTCTTGAAATCGTATCGAACGAAGGCTTTGGTTTCTTACGACCTATTAATTACTCTCCATCAAAAGAGGATATTTATATTTCTGCTTCTCAAATTCGTCGTTTTGATCTTCGAAACGGGGACAAGGTATCAGGTAAGGTTCGCCCACCTAAAGAAAACGAACGTTATTTTGGGTTATTACAAGTGGATGCAGTCAATGGAGAAGATCCTGAAATTGCAAAAGAACGTGTCCATTTCCCAGCTTTAACTCCGCTATATCCTGACCGCCATATAAAATTAGAAACGGTACCTAATAAGCTTTCTACACGAATCATGGATTTAATTGCGCCTGTAGGTTTTGGTCAACGTGGTCTAATCGTTGCTCCACCAAAAGCAGGGAAAACATCTTTACTAAAAGAAATTGCAAACGCAATAACAACCAACTATCCAGAAGCTGAGTTAATCGTTTTACTAATTGATGAGCGACCTGAAGAGGTTACGGACATTGAACGTTCTGTAAATGCAGATGTAGTAAGTTCTACATTTGATGAACTGCCGGAAAACCACGTAAAAGTTGCAGAACTTGTTTTAGAGCGTGCACGTCGTTTAGTAGAGCATAAACGTGATGTAATTATCCTAATGGATTCAATCACTCGATTAGCTCGTGCATATAACTTAGTTATTCCACCAAGTGGAAGAACGCTTTCTGGTGGTATTGACCCTGCTGCTTTCCACAGACCGAAACGATTCTTCGGTTCTGCTCGTAATATCGAAGATGGCGGTAGCTTAACGATTTTGGCAACTGCTTTAGTTGATACGGGATCACGTATGGACGAAGTAATTTATGAGGAGTTTAAAGGAACTGGTAACTTAGAGCTTCATTTAGATCGTAATCTTGCAGAACGTCGCATATTCCCAGCATTGGATATCCGTCGCTCAGGAACTCGTAAAGAAGAATTACTGATTCCTTCAGAACAATTGGAAAAGCTGTGGGCAATTCGCAAAACTTTCACAGATGCGCATGACTTTACTGAACGTTTCCTTAAAAAATTACGCAGCTCAAAAACAAACGAAGAGTTTTTCGAAAAGTTAAATGAAGAGATGAAGAAAGCAACGAAGGGGAAAGGGTTAATATAA
- the glpX gene encoding class II fructose-bisphosphatase, translating to MERSLTMEVVRVTEAAAIASAKWMGRGLKEEADDAATTAMRALFDTIPMHGTVVIGEGEMDEAPMLYIGEELGLRNGGPQVDIAVDPLEGTNIVAKGTNGAMTVLAIADRGNLLNAPDMYMDKLAVGPEAKGKVDINATVTENLHAVAKAKNKDISDVVAVLLDRPRHQHIVDEIRAAGARIKFIQDGDVSAAINTAFDETGIDIMFGTGGAPEGVISAVALKCLGGDFQAKLVPEDDEQRARCEKMGIDVSKVLYLDDLVKGDDAIFAATAVTDSELLKGVQYKGAYCLTNSLVMRAKTGTVRFVEGRHNIDKKPRYVK from the coding sequence ATGGAACGTAGTTTAACCATGGAAGTAGTCCGTGTAACAGAAGCAGCAGCAATCGCATCTGCAAAATGGATGGGACGTGGCTTGAAAGAAGAAGCAGATGACGCAGCAACGACAGCAATGCGTGCTTTATTTGATACAATTCCAATGCATGGAACAGTAGTCATTGGGGAAGGCGAGATGGATGAAGCACCGATGTTATATATCGGAGAAGAGCTTGGACTTCGCAATGGTGGTCCTCAAGTAGACATCGCTGTTGACCCTCTTGAAGGTACAAATATAGTTGCAAAAGGGACAAATGGTGCAATGACTGTACTTGCAATTGCTGATCGTGGTAATTTATTAAATGCACCTGATATGTATATGGATAAATTAGCAGTTGGTCCTGAAGCAAAAGGGAAAGTCGATATTAACGCTACTGTAACTGAAAATTTACACGCTGTAGCAAAAGCTAAAAATAAAGACATTTCTGACGTTGTAGCAGTTCTATTAGATCGCCCACGTCACCAACATATTGTTGATGAGATCCGTGCAGCAGGTGCGCGTATTAAATTTATCCAGGATGGTGACGTGAGTGCAGCAATAAATACTGCTTTTGATGAAACTGGTATTGACATCATGTTTGGTACTGGCGGTGCTCCTGAAGGGGTAATTTCTGCTGTTGCACTAAAATGTTTGGGTGGAGATTTCCAAGCAAAACTAGTACCAGAAGATGATGAACAACGTGCTCGTTGCGAAAAAATGGGAATCGATGTTTCAAAGGTACTTTATTTAGATGATTTAGTTAAAGGTGACGATGCAATTTTTGCTGCGACAGCTGTTACCGATAGTGAACTACTTAAAGGTGTTCAATATAAAGGCGCCTATTGTCTAACGAATTCGTTAGTAATGCGTGCTAAAACGGGTACAGTTCGCTTTGTTGAAGGTCGTCATAATATCGATAAAAAACCTAGATATGTAAAATAA